One Deltaproteobacteria bacterium PRO3 genomic window carries:
- a CDS encoding tetratricopeptide repeat protein encodes MASIFIYNRTRGKCVELCTPRIAEEDIAQLRSALPNNLEGISFASPIDSFEDKTVSEVRVEDRESRVAEYLKSIGNKLEQLQQMPGAIRFYDLAFRLSGSSEVLMMKARALSQYGQADQATRLLNRVADKHPDAPEPHFMYGKLALSRADYAQAQAHFAAAQARLRASNVEHKRLSEILAIYERFVAIYLDRDQLFTRDLPQESCISEIRRLRQRTQALMRDIRGHNSAEIQGMSFFLETQDKIFEKWLDEMGAPSEENPA; translated from the coding sequence ATGGCCTCCATCTTTATCTACAACCGGACCCGCGGAAAATGCGTCGAGCTCTGCACGCCGCGCATCGCGGAAGAGGACATCGCCCAGCTTCGCTCCGCCCTCCCCAACAACCTCGAGGGCATCTCCTTCGCCTCCCCCATCGACAGCTTCGAAGACAAGACGGTCTCGGAAGTCCGCGTCGAAGACCGCGAGTCGCGCGTCGCCGAATATCTCAAGAGCATCGGCAACAAGCTCGAGCAGCTCCAGCAGATGCCGGGGGCCATCCGTTTCTACGACCTCGCCTTCCGCCTGAGCGGCTCCAGCGAGGTCTTGATGATGAAGGCCCGGGCCTTAAGCCAATACGGCCAGGCCGACCAGGCGACCCGCCTGCTGAACCGCGTGGCCGACAAGCACCCCGACGCCCCCGAGCCGCACTTCATGTACGGAAAACTGGCCTTAAGCCGGGCCGACTACGCCCAGGCCCAGGCCCACTTCGCCGCGGCCCAGGCCCGGCTGCGCGCGAGCAACGTCGAGCACAAGCGCCTCTCCGAGATTTTGGCGATCTACGAGCGCTTCGTCGCAATCTACCTGGACCGCGATCAGCTCTTCACCCGCGACCTGCCCCAAGAGTCCTGCATCTCCGAGATCCGCCGCCTGCGGCAGCGCACCCAGGCCCTGATGCGCGACATCCGCGGCCACAACAGCGCCGAGATCCAGGGCATGAGCTTCTTCCTCGAGACCCAGGACAAGATTTTCGAAAAATGGCTCGACGAAATGGGTGCCCCGAGTGAGGAAAACCCGGCCTGA